The Paenibacillus sp. FSL R7-0204 genome includes a region encoding these proteins:
- a CDS encoding RNA polymerase sigma factor, whose product MEHLVVQVQNGDVEQYGGIVEAVQQPMYRYCSRLLGSGAEAEDAVQEILVKAYQNIGKYRPLVSFSSWLYKIAYHHCLAVIRQRQRQGRLLMLLRPQKYAESPEQQMDRFLFDEPLAVALSRLKAEERNLLVLRIFEEQSFAEIAVILGKNQDAVKKRYRRTIVKLTGLLQEQREGEEPQWTSTSLLKKKG is encoded by the coding sequence ATGGAACACCTCGTTGTTCAGGTTCAAAACGGCGACGTGGAGCAGTACGGGGGGATCGTTGAGGCTGTTCAGCAGCCGATGTACCGTTATTGCAGCCGCCTGCTCGGCAGCGGGGCAGAGGCGGAGGACGCCGTGCAGGAGATTCTGGTCAAAGCCTATCAAAATATCGGTAAGTATCGCCCGCTGGTCAGCTTCTCTTCATGGCTCTATAAAATCGCTTATCACCATTGCCTGGCGGTTATCCGCCAGCGCCAGCGGCAAGGAAGGCTGCTCATGCTGCTGCGGCCGCAGAAATATGCAGAAAGCCCGGAGCAGCAGATGGACCGCTTTTTGTTCGATGAACCGCTTGCTGTAGCGCTCTCCCGGCTGAAGGCGGAGGAGCGGAACCTGCTGGTGCTGCGGATTTTTGAAGAGCAGAGCTTTGCCGAAATCGCCGTCATTCTGGGCAAGAATCAGGATGCGGTCAAAAAAAGATACCGGCGTACGATTGTTAAGCTCACGGGCCTGCTGCAAGAGCAAAGAGAGGGGGAGGAGCCACAATGGACGAGCACTTCACTGCTGAAGAAAAAAGGATAA
- the ligD gene encoding non-homologous end-joining DNA ligase — translation MPAATKGTITIDGQQISITNPGKPLWPDMGITKQIYLQKLAALSPYLLRYCKDRLLTVIRYPHGVPGMSFYQKNAPEPLPEYVHTAVQDNITYIVLQGLPELLWLGNLAALEFHPSLHYAGSTLPCEWMIDLDPSLEVEPRIMEAAAVVGEVLRSLGMNSVPKTSGATGVQIIVPVGPGVTFDDLRRIGHFVGRYVTEKRPDLFTLERLKKHRGDKIYFDYLQHYGGKTLAAPYTPRARPLATVSTPLLWEEVERGVKPTDFNLLNIEDRLSRLGDLIAKVPPQPVEAIIARLPSGQQ, via the coding sequence ATGCCAGCGGCCACTAAAGGAACCATTACCATAGACGGGCAGCAAATCAGCATCACCAATCCCGGCAAGCCGCTCTGGCCCGACATGGGCATCACCAAGCAGATCTATCTGCAAAAGCTGGCGGCCCTCTCGCCCTACCTGCTGCGCTATTGCAAGGACCGGCTGCTCACGGTGATCCGCTATCCCCATGGCGTTCCCGGGATGTCCTTCTATCAGAAGAACGCCCCAGAGCCGTTGCCGGAATACGTCCACACGGCGGTGCAGGACAATATCACCTACATTGTGCTGCAGGGTCTGCCGGAGCTGCTCTGGCTGGGCAATCTGGCTGCGCTCGAATTCCATCCCTCCCTCCATTATGCCGGCAGTACACTGCCCTGCGAATGGATGATTGATCTGGACCCTTCGCTTGAGGTCGAACCGCGGATTATGGAAGCTGCTGCTGTGGTAGGGGAAGTGCTGAGATCGCTCGGGATGAACTCGGTTCCCAAAACCTCGGGAGCCACCGGAGTGCAGATCATTGTTCCGGTGGGGCCGGGGGTGACCTTCGATGACCTGCGCCGGATCGGGCACTTCGTAGGCCGTTATGTCACCGAGAAGCGGCCCGATCTCTTCACCCTGGAGCGCCTGAAGAAGCATCGCGGGGATAAAATATACTTCGATTATCTCCAGCATTACGGCGGCAAAACACTCGCTGCCCCTTATACCCCGCGCGCCCGGCCGCTGGCTACCGTCTCCACCCCCCTTCTGTGGGAGGAGGTTGAACGGGGCGTCAAGCCTACAGATTTCAACCTGCTGAATATAGAGGATCGGCTCAGCCGGTTAGGAGATCTGATAGCCAAGGTTCCTCCTCAGCCGGTCGAAGCGATTATTGCCAGGCTTCCCTCAGGACAGCAATAA